A genome region from Defluviimonas aquaemixtae includes the following:
- the ccmA gene encoding heme ABC exporter ATP-binding protein CcmA has protein sequence MMLRLEDLSVARGGLRLLDGVGLALGPGGAVVLRGPNGIGKTTLLRTVAGLQPTISGRMHLPPEGVAYAGHADGLKATLTVAENLGFWARIYGQTEIAPALAAMNLETLADRPAQNLSAGQKRRLGLARLLVTGRRLWLLDEPTVSLDQASVALFATLIRDHLAQGGAALIATHIDLGLAEAKDLDLTPFRAKLREPGQGDFDEAFA, from the coding sequence ATGATGCTGCGTCTCGAAGACCTGTCCGTCGCCCGCGGGGGCCTCCGGCTGCTCGACGGCGTCGGGCTCGCGCTCGGTCCGGGCGGGGCGGTCGTGCTGCGCGGCCCGAACGGGATCGGCAAGACGACGCTTCTGAGGACAGTTGCCGGGCTTCAGCCGACTATCTCGGGCCGCATGCACCTGCCGCCCGAAGGCGTCGCCTATGCCGGTCATGCCGACGGGTTGAAGGCGACGCTGACGGTCGCCGAGAACCTCGGCTTCTGGGCCCGCATCTACGGCCAGACCGAGATCGCCCCTGCGCTTGCCGCGATGAATCTCGAAACGCTCGCCGACAGGCCCGCACAGAACCTCTCGGCCGGCCAGAAGCGGCGGCTCGGTCTCGCCCGCCTGCTCGTGACCGGTCGCCGCCTCTGGCTTCTCGACGAACCTACGGTCTCGCTCGACCAAGCCTCGGTCGCGCTCTTCGCCACTCTGATCCGCGACCATCTCGCGCAGGGCGGTGCAGCGCTCATCGCCACCCATATCGACCTCGGCCTCGCCGAGGCGAAAGACCTCGACCTTACACCCTTCCGCGCCAAGCTTCGCGA